From the Cucumis sativus cultivar 9930 chromosome 5, Cucumber_9930_V3, whole genome shotgun sequence genome, the window GGAACCAAAGGCTAATGTTGAAAGTATAAAACTAAGGCATAAAGTTTTAGTCACAAAAGACAAACCACCAAAACACCTAACATGCTTAACAATCAActatgtgttttgttttatatcttATTGATGacttatatataattaaatgttatGTATCTATCTATACCCAAATTCGACACGTCTTTCCAACgatttgaataaatatttataagtgaAGCAAAAGTGTTAATAACGAgcacataattttaaaatccatttaagttattgtactttttttggtttggttaatttattttcatatttttaaaatgttcgtTATGATATTCATTAGCTTTCAAAAGTAACCGttttgattaataaaaatggagtgaaaatgaccattttttgaaatatgaaaattttagaaataacataaacaaaatgaaccaacatttgaaattgcagTGGCCAAGTGAACATTTTAACATATGTATATCGAAACTAAACTACCAAACTAATATATAGGTTAATGCATTGatgagaaaatataaaagactaaaattgagtgtttgcaaaaatagtaaaaaagtttatgataataggaCTCACGTCACTCAAATTCTTAtattgtaaaagtagcaaatttaaaagcggATAAAAAACTAGTGTTATGAACTGTTACCATTGAACTATTGTCCATAATAACGATTTAAGAAACGTGATATCTTCGTCAATAacttgtatcaaatataattttgaataacatacttcatattttgaaaacttatactattttttaaatatcttattattatgttattcACTATAATTTTActaatattcaataaaaaaaaacaagaaaatggaaagaagaaaaagaaagaggaggaaaagaaaagcaatggAAAGGGGTCGAAGCCAAGTCTAGAGGGAGACTTGGTATGTAAGAAGCAAAGCTTCATGGTTTGGTTGTACAGACTACagatacaaatacaatacaaCCTGTCAAACCCCACAATCATAACCTCAAAttcctccatttttctttttcttccttccattttcaagcccatcaaatttgaattcagGTGAGCTGAGGAAGACAGAGAAATCCGACGATGGGTGTTCCTGCAACTGCAACTGCAGCTTTGGGGGATGATTTTCTCAGAGAAAGAGCGGCTAAGATGAGAGAATCACTGCAAAAGAGCCAAACTATTACTGATAACGTTGTCACCATTCTTGGCTCCTTTGACCACCGTCTTTCTGCTCTCGAAACCGCCATGCGCCCTACTCAGGTTAGTTCTACACAAAAAGGTGgaggatgatgatgatggaaAGTTTTCTTGTCGAGAAATTTTACATGGGTCTGTCTTCTTTGTTGATTCCGACCAATTGAATCGGTTGACTTCCTTTTTACTATGCGAGAATCGTCCATTTTTATTTCGCTTCTTGCTTCTCTTCAGAATCCAATTTTAGATCCGGGTtgttgcctttttttttttttgccttttatCTTCTCTGTCTCCCCGATCTTGGGTTTGTCTATTTTCCGTATTTTTTCGTGTTGTTGTGATTCTGTTCTGTTGTTGATTCTTACTGTTTAggttcttaattattttggggCTTTTGCAGATCAGAACTAATTCAATTCGTAAAGCTCACGAAAACATTGATAAGACTTTGAAGTCTGCGGAGGTTATTTTAACACAATTTGATCTCTCTCGTCAGGTTGGTCATTTTGATTCTTCAAGCTTGGTCTGTTCAATTGCTTAGTTATTTTTTGCATCCATTTAGTTGTTTATGAGCTTAAAAATCTCtgaccatttttattaaacaagaagaagaagaaaaaaaaaaaactttaactCACAACCAACAACCAAATGTACTAATTATGGTTGGTTGGGTGGATGGGGGAAATGAAATGATGTCTTGTCAAGTATAACCGAATATCATGCCTTGAAAGCTAATATTCAAAGTGATACGAGGAGAATTTGCTTTTCATCAAACCCAAAACccttatatatatctttcagTTTCAATTCAGATTATCGATaaatattatgattatgatggcatgaatttgtgtttgtatgtTTTTGATAAATCTTCTGAGAGCATTTACACAATATGCATGGGATACTCTTGAATCTTATCCAAGAAACAAGCAAAAGAATAACGTCgttgatgaaattttttcttccattccaaacttgtgggttttttttggAACTCCACAAGGCCAAGATCTAAAAAAAGTCAATGttatttgaaatgtaaattgaTTATAGAAAGTCTATTATGAATGAGGATGTAATGGTATGATATTGTCTATTTTGAGCGTACATCCTCATGACTTTGCTTTTTGTACAAAGGTCTTAAACCAATGGAGATAGTTGTTCTCACTTATATACCCACGATCATCCCTTTACTTAACCGAAGTGGGACTTTGGTCGCACTCCCAACTGACGACAGCCTTTTCTTATGGTTGTAGAATTTGAACCTTTATATTGGAAATTCTCTACATTTACCCATTGGTGATTCCTGAAATGCAATTTGATTTAGCGGACTAAATCAAGTAATATGAGCACAGCTGCCGCATGAGTGTTAGTTTAGAAATTTCTGTTATTTAGATGAGTAATGACCTATTTTCAGGAACTTGTAACTAGTATCAgtagattttaaaaacaaagagtATTGGGAGAATTTGATAGTGATGTTATTCATTTATACCACTTTTTTTATgcactaaaatttatttcatttagtttCATATGTGTTTCCCTGACACCCAAATATTGTAGGCGGGTTGTTCAGTGAGATTAGTCGAAGTGTGCATAAGTTGGCCTTGATACTcacaaatgtaaaaaaaaatgtaatgtatcctaattaaaaattgtaagGGTTCAACAGAATTACTACCCATCTGTATGAAGGAAAATCTTAAGATATAAATCTTCattattaaattacatttgCAGGTTCGGAAAAATGTAATTGGCATCTTTTATCAAAGGGCCAGCTAAAATTGTTAGGACTTAATGTTGAAGATTTGGACACGCCTCTGAATGTGGCTAGGTGTGACCTGTATTACTTCTTGGCTTATTGACTATTGTTCTGGTGTGCAGGcagaaacaaaaatacttaGAGGGCCACATGAGGATTTGGAAAGTTATCTCGGGGCGATTGGTCAATTAAGaaacattatcaaattttttagcAGCCATAAAGGTTTTAAGAGTAGCGAGGTAGTGCTTAACCAGGCAAATAATCTGCTTGCAAAAGCAATCTCAAAGCTGGAAGATGAGTTCAGACAGCTATTATCTTCCTACAggtttctacattttttttgaaagaactCTACATACATGATAAGAATGCTCCTTCATTGACTCATGGATTTTCTCGGAAGTACAAATCATTTCTCctattaaaaaagttattttttatatttgtaaatattttggttcattttgctatatttgaaaacaacccTAATTATAATGATACAacattctaaattaaaaaataatcataggtaattttcaaaattatttttcttaattattttgatgtaTTCTTTATATGAGCAATGCATATTACTGGAGCTAAGTTTTCATGTgtaagtttttaatatttgttgggGCCAATTCAGCAAACCTGTGGAGCCTGAGCGTCTTTTCGATTGCCTGCCAAAATCGTTGCAACCATCTTCAGATTCTCCTGGTCATGATTCAGGTGGAAAGAATCATCATTCTGCTCATCATGATAATAGCTTAGAGACTGCTGTCTACACACCTCCCACTCTCATACCACCACGAGTTCTACCACTGCTGCATGATTTATCACAGCAAATGGTTCAAGCTGGTcatcaacaacaaattttaaaagtttataggTATGAAGctccatttttctaaaaatgtttgttaCTGTAAAAGTGACTTGATTATCTTGTGCATGTTTCTTTGGGTCATCATTCTTTTATTGGTGTACTGATGGCCGAACCATATCTCAAGGAACTCTTATAAAAGAACCCAGTTTAAATTGAAGAAACTTAACTATTTCGACATCATTGACACTTCTTATTGGGGGAAAAATTGTATGGTTGAAGACAACGGGGCTACTATGATCTGAGAACGTACTCTCAGGAAAAGAAGTTCCCAGCCGAAAAATCTTCCCTAAAATGACTTTATATCTGTTTAAGAATTTCACCAAAGAGAGTGTGTGGCTTATCTCCATATCTTCTTTTGACCAGGGACACCCGTTCAGTTGTCCTGGAAGAAAGCCTACGGAAATTAGGAGTTGAAAAACTTAGCAAAGAGGATGTCCAGAAGATGGCATGGGAGGTTTTAGAGGCAAAAATTGGGAACTGGATTCATTTTATGCGTATTGCAGTAAGCACATTATACTTCATATTTAATGAGTTTTTCTTGTGGCttccaaataaattttatgctTAATCACAGGTTAAACTGCTATTTGCTGGTGAACGAAAAGTTTGTGACCAAATATTTGAAGGCTTTGAGTCACTTAGAGATCAATCATTTGCAGAGGTTACAAGTAGTAGTGTTTCTGTGCTATTCAGTTTTGGGGAGGCGATTGCAAATAGCAAGAGGTCACCAGAAAAGTTGTTTGTACTTCTGGACATGTATGAAATTATGCGAGAGCTTCACTCTGAGGTATGAGTAATACTTGGGTTTCACCTGCATATTGCATGTACTTGTTGTTAAAAAGCATCTAGCTAGAGTTCTGTTTGGAGATTGCAAAATGACGAGCTTTTCCAACTCCAGCATGATTTCCTTTCCGAGCCCTGATGAAAGAAAAACGTTTGGATTATAACCTTCTTTGTtgtggtttttttatttttaaaaagtctCTTTCCCACCTGTGTCATAAGTGACCCTCAATCCGTCACATTGCTTTGTCCATTCTTATCATACTCTAAAGAGAgatctctttttctaattaagtACTGCTGTTTAAGGACTTTGCATTCTTCTACCTCAttaggttttattttacttgattGGAATTCCTTCCTCTGGTGagcttatttcttttttggctGCTTTTTTATCCTTCACTTTTCTCTATGGGAtgtatattaataaaagtGCCTTCTttgttggctttttgttaCATATTCATTCAGCCCCTTTTCAAATCATGTTCCCCTGTTGATGGGTTGGGGGTGAGATGTTCCATCTCTTTCAATGCTGTTCATTTGAAGCTGCGTGAATATTTTGCTCGTCTTTTTTTGCCTCTAGAAAGATGGactacaaatatgaaaaaatgcttccaattagttttaaaaagggTTCCTCGTTATTTTTTCTCCTTGCTATATGATAATTTAATGACTATACTATACAACCAGACAAGATCTGTGCACGGGCACAAACAATCAGCTTATTGTATATTTGTCTTTAACCTTTTACTTTGCCATTGACAGAGTAAATTTTTAACCGGTCATTGATTGTAATTTAAACTCGTTCAGATAGAGACAATTTTTAAGGGTAAAGCATGCAGTGAGATCAAGGAATCTGCATCGAGTCTGACCAAACGGCTTGCACAGACAGCTAAGGATACATTTGGTGATTTTGAGGTAGCTGTTGAAAAAGATGCCACAAAAACTGCGGTGTTGGATGGAACTGTTCATCCTTTAACAAGCTATGTGATCAATTAcgtcaaatttctttttgagtAAGTAAATTCTATACCAATTTATGGATATTTAGGACTTCACATTTTGATCCATATCGTTTGATTATTTATACAGTGATTtgttggtttaattttattcacgATGACAAG encodes:
- the LOC101206262 gene encoding exocyst complex component EXO70A1: MGVPATATAALGDDFLRERAAKMRESLQKSQTITDNVVTILGSFDHRLSALETAMRPTQIRTNSIRKAHENIDKTLKSAEVILTQFDLSRQAETKILRGPHEDLESYLGAIGQLRNIIKFFSSHKGFKSSEVVLNQANNLLAKAISKLEDEFRQLLSSYSKPVEPERLFDCLPKSLQPSSDSPGHDSGGKNHHSAHHDNSLETAVYTPPTLIPPRVLPLLHDLSQQMVQAGHQQQILKVYRDTRSVVLEESLRKLGVEKLSKEDVQKMAWEVLEAKIGNWIHFMRIAVKLLFAGERKVCDQIFEGFESLRDQSFAEVTSSSVSVLFSFGEAIANSKRSPEKLFVLLDMYEIMRELHSEIETIFKGKACSEIKESASSLTKRLAQTAKDTFGDFEVAVEKDATKTAVLDGTVHPLTSYVINYVKFLFDYQATLKQLFQEFEDSGQTNSELASVTMQIMQALQSNLDGKSKHYRDPALTHLFLMNNIHYIVRSVRRSEAKDLLGDDWVQRHRRVVQQHANQYKRNAWSKILQCLSVQGLTSSGGGSVPGIDGGNSSGVSKALIKDRFKTFNMQFEELHQRQSQWAVPDTELRESLRLSVAEVLLPAYRSFLKRFGPLIDGGKNPQKYVRYQPEDLERMLGEFFEGKNVNEPKR